One genomic window of Methanosarcina acetivorans C2A includes the following:
- a CDS encoding citrate/2-methylcitrate synthase translates to MSKNICFIDGLEGVLKYREVDINELVKLPYDAVSYLLIRGRLPGEQELAEYSARLHAERRINKEVIDVIRMCNFNIDAMAALRTVISFISQFDPDLNDSSPEGNMRKAIRLIAIVPTIVATYYRMANGKEPLPPDPSLSHGANFLYMIKGSKPDPLDAEVMEKDFILSAEHELNASTFSSRVTASTMSDLYSAVVSGLCTLKGPLHGGARAEVMTMLDEVASPENAEKFVLEKISQREKIMGFGHRVYKTYDPRGVIFKQLSKKLAESKGDMHWYTTAEAVENVVVRELVEKRGKPIYPNVDFYSGVIYKYMEIPPQLATSIFAIGRVSGWIAHCFDQYERKKIIRPRAFMLDEC, encoded by the coding sequence ATGAGTAAAAATATATGTTTCATCGACGGGCTGGAGGGCGTTCTGAAATACAGGGAAGTAGACATAAACGAACTGGTCAAACTTCCTTATGACGCGGTTTCCTATCTGCTGATCCGGGGAAGACTTCCCGGAGAACAGGAACTTGCCGAGTACTCAGCCCGCCTGCATGCGGAACGTAGAATCAATAAGGAGGTAATAGACGTTATCCGCATGTGCAATTTTAATATTGATGCTATGGCAGCACTGCGTACGGTCATTTCTTTCATATCGCAATTCGACCCTGACCTGAATGACAGTTCCCCCGAAGGAAATATGAGAAAAGCCATAAGGTTAATTGCTATAGTCCCAACCATTGTTGCTACTTATTATAGAATGGCAAATGGAAAGGAACCTTTACCTCCGGACCCTTCCCTTTCCCATGGAGCCAATTTCCTGTACATGATAAAAGGCAGCAAGCCAGATCCTCTGGATGCTGAAGTCATGGAAAAAGACTTTATTCTCAGTGCCGAGCATGAGCTGAATGCTTCCACCTTCTCTTCCAGAGTTACAGCTTCAACCATGTCCGACCTCTATTCAGCAGTTGTTTCAGGGCTCTGTACCCTTAAAGGTCCCCTTCATGGAGGGGCAAGGGCAGAGGTTATGACCATGCTCGACGAAGTTGCAAGCCCCGAAAATGCCGAGAAATTCGTCCTTGAAAAAATCTCACAGCGAGAAAAAATAATGGGTTTCGGGCACAGAGTTTACAAGACTTATGACCCAAGGGGCGTAATATTCAAGCAGCTCTCAAAGAAACTGGCCGAATCCAAAGGGGACATGCACTGGTACACAACCGCCGAAGCAGTCGAAAATGTTGTTGTCCGCGAACTTGTAGAAAAGAGAGGAAAGCCGATTTACCCGAACGTTGATTTCTATTCCGGAGTCATCTACAAATATATGGAAATTCCTCCGCAGCTTGCAACCTCGATCTTTGCAATAGGGAGAGTTTCAGGCTGGATAGCCCATTGCTTTGACCAGTATGAGAGGAAAAAAATCATAAGACCCAGAGCCTTCATGCTTGACGAATGTTGA
- the acnA gene encoding aconitate hydratase AcnA: MREGLDPFGVRDSIETTAGKATIYRLSKLEEKGFEGISLLPYSIRILLESLLRHADTEKHLIAAEDVEALARWSPGNRIERDIPFIPSRVIMQDFTGVPAVVDLAALRSAMERLEGDPAKINPVIPADLVIDHSVQVDSYGTAYALEENEKKEFERNRERYIVLRWAQKAFDNFRVVPPGRGIIHQVNLEYLTPLVHLKEKEGELFAFPDTLVGTDSHTTMINGIGVLGWGVGGIEAEAVMLGQPYYMPVPEVVGFKLYGKLEPGVTATDLVLTITKMLRKQGVVGKFVEFYGPGLNSLSLPDRATISNMAPEYGATLGIFPPDTETLNYLKRTGRSDEQVDLVKKYLEAQDLLYSIHKPEPLFSSNLELDMETVKPCLAGPKRPQDQLFLNEVSENFRETMRQTFIRKKEGGAELAGDPAYQRWLGEGGAPVEETGIEEVKKVEPHEKGFRVTHGSVVIAAITSCTNTSNPSVLIGAGLLAKKAVERGLRVKPFVKTSLSPGSRVATEYLGAAGLLPYLEALGFHQVGYGCTTCIGNSGPLPEHIAKEIEEKDLTVAAVLSGNRNFEGRINPHVKANYLASPPLVVAYAIAGTVNINLETDPLAYDPNGLPVYIRDIWPGNEEIREAEKNSIKPEMFKKEYSGVLEGSKLWKELDVPEGTLYAWSPTSTYIQEPPYFVDFPLTLPLPGDIQNARVLALFGDSITTDHISPAGDIPADGPAGRYLISWGVDQKDFNSYGSRRGNHEVMMRGTFANIRLRNRLVSREGGWTVSHLKGEDFPPEACGEGIPIYDAALLYAENDVPLIVLAGKEYGTGSSRDWAAKGTFLLGVKAVIAESFERIHRSNLVGMGVLPLQFNVGENADTLGLTGKESYDILGIEQMEPHGELTVRAKDDNGGETEFRVTLRLDSAVEIEYYRNGGILHKFLRDSVKKK; this comes from the coding sequence ATGAGAGAAGGTCTGGACCCCTTTGGGGTAAGAGATAGCATCGAAACAACTGCCGGAAAAGCTACGATTTACAGACTGAGCAAATTGGAAGAAAAGGGCTTTGAAGGGATTTCCCTGCTCCCCTACTCTATAAGGATCCTTCTGGAATCCCTGCTCCGGCATGCAGATACGGAAAAGCACCTGATAGCTGCAGAGGATGTGGAAGCCCTTGCCCGCTGGAGCCCTGGAAACAGAATTGAGAGGGACATTCCGTTTATTCCTTCAAGGGTAATCATGCAGGACTTCACAGGTGTGCCTGCGGTAGTCGACCTCGCCGCCCTCCGTTCGGCAATGGAGCGCCTTGAAGGGGACCCCGCCAAAATCAACCCTGTAATCCCTGCCGACCTGGTCATTGACCACTCGGTTCAGGTCGATTCCTACGGGACAGCATATGCCCTTGAGGAAAATGAGAAAAAGGAGTTTGAACGCAACAGGGAGCGTTATATTGTCCTTCGCTGGGCACAGAAAGCCTTTGACAATTTCAGGGTCGTGCCCCCCGGAAGAGGGATCATTCATCAGGTGAACCTTGAATACCTGACCCCACTCGTGCACCTGAAAGAGAAGGAAGGTGAGTTATTTGCATTTCCTGACACCCTTGTTGGAACTGACTCCCATACCACAATGATCAACGGGATAGGAGTGCTCGGCTGGGGAGTAGGCGGCATAGAAGCCGAAGCCGTAATGCTCGGGCAGCCTTACTATATGCCCGTTCCCGAGGTTGTGGGCTTCAAACTCTACGGGAAACTGGAACCCGGAGTTACTGCCACGGATCTTGTCCTTACGATCACCAAAATGTTAAGAAAACAAGGGGTAGTCGGCAAGTTTGTCGAGTTCTACGGGCCCGGCCTGAATTCCTTAAGCCTTCCGGACAGGGCGACGATTTCGAATATGGCTCCCGAATACGGGGCAACCCTTGGGATTTTCCCGCCTGACACGGAGACCCTAAACTACCTTAAGAGAACAGGCAGGAGCGACGAGCAGGTTGACCTTGTTAAGAAGTACCTGGAAGCCCAAGACCTGCTTTATTCGATCCACAAACCCGAACCTCTTTTCAGCAGCAATCTCGAACTTGATATGGAAACCGTAAAGCCCTGTCTCGCAGGCCCGAAACGCCCTCAAGACCAGCTTTTCCTGAACGAGGTTTCGGAGAACTTCCGTGAAACAATGAGGCAGACCTTTATAAGAAAAAAGGAAGGAGGCGCTGAACTTGCAGGAGATCCGGCTTATCAGCGCTGGCTGGGGGAAGGAGGAGCCCCGGTAGAAGAAACCGGAATAGAAGAGGTAAAAAAAGTTGAACCCCATGAGAAAGGCTTCAGGGTCACGCATGGGTCCGTGGTAATCGCGGCCATCACTTCCTGTACCAATACCTCCAACCCCTCGGTCCTGATAGGAGCCGGGCTGCTCGCAAAAAAGGCGGTTGAAAGGGGCCTGAGGGTTAAGCCTTTTGTGAAGACAAGCCTTTCTCCGGGCTCAAGAGTGGCTACCGAGTACCTTGGAGCCGCAGGCCTTCTGCCCTATCTGGAAGCCCTTGGTTTCCACCAGGTAGGGTACGGCTGTACGACCTGTATAGGGAACAGCGGCCCCCTGCCCGAACATATTGCAAAGGAAATTGAAGAAAAGGATCTTACGGTTGCAGCCGTGCTCAGCGGGAACAGGAACTTCGAGGGCAGGATCAATCCCCATGTAAAAGCAAACTATCTTGCCTCCCCGCCACTTGTCGTTGCATATGCGATCGCAGGTACGGTGAACATAAACCTCGAAACCGATCCTCTTGCTTATGACCCGAACGGGCTCCCTGTGTACATAAGGGACATCTGGCCCGGAAATGAAGAGATAAGGGAAGCTGAAAAGAACAGCATTAAGCCTGAAATGTTCAAAAAAGAATACTCAGGAGTTCTGGAAGGTTCAAAACTCTGGAAAGAGCTGGATGTGCCTGAAGGTACCCTCTATGCCTGGAGCCCGACCTCCACCTACATTCAGGAGCCGCCTTATTTTGTGGATTTCCCACTTACTTTGCCCCTGCCCGGAGATATACAAAATGCCAGAGTTCTTGCCCTTTTCGGGGACAGCATCACCACAGACCACATCTCCCCCGCCGGAGATATCCCGGCAGACGGTCCTGCAGGCAGATACCTGATATCCTGGGGTGTAGACCAGAAGGACTTCAATTCCTACGGTTCACGCCGGGGCAACCATGAGGTAATGATGCGAGGGACTTTTGCAAACATCCGGCTCAGGAACAGGCTTGTAAGCAGGGAAGGAGGCTGGACGGTCTCCCACCTCAAAGGAGAAGACTTCCCACCGGAGGCCTGTGGAGAAGGGATTCCGATCTATGATGCAGCTCTGCTCTATGCGGAAAACGATGTTCCCCTGATTGTACTCGCAGGAAAAGAGTACGGGACAGGTAGTTCCCGCGACTGGGCAGCAAAAGGCACATTCCTCCTCGGAGTAAAGGCGGTTATTGCCGAGTCCTTTGAACGCATCCACAGGAGCAACCTCGTGGGCATGGGAGTTCTGCCCCTGCAGTTTAATGTAGGAGAAAACGCAGATACCCTCGGGCTTACAGGAAAAGAAAGCTACGATATCCTTGGCATTGAGCAGATGGAACCCCACGGAGAGCTTACCGTAAGGGCAAAGGACGATAACGGAGGAGAAACAGAGTTCAGGGTAACATTGAGGCTGGACTCTGCCGTGGAGATAGAGTACTACAGGAACGGCGGAATTTTGCATAAGTTCCTGCGGGATTCGGTGAAGAAAAAATAA
- a CDS encoding COG1470 family protein: MSMQNMKTLKIVICGLLLVSILSVACAGAGTENRAVAAEPAEIGVIETKMVAGSGVVSASYAEDFYPEFEKISVDPAYQYLELKPGDGKNFTATVENKDNKTIALDPRLVIIPYTENFIDESWVSISPSAKDLDPGEKAEFEIEVDIPEDADLGNYAVLIAFTENVPEGDVAGYYPNFPGTMQLNLQVWTPPAVQILTPYVNDLVEAGKTYTYEIKIRNTGNTDIAISPELTEEGDIIYYDSISPYGGGTYAFGNDAINVDAPEKVKAGETAIVKLTLKVPADAKGSYTGSLDLNIDDPGIRDYAGKVSLNFRILPIPEEPYETTFKAGNNGTISIEVSSYQYGYGLYTAGGNRDLTPSFEVNLKDPSGNEVTPTLVSTKYSGSVSIIDDTYPQPYLSYVSARIAGGMETSNQGSYQAGTTTFVETYTVPGATGDWTLSILPKNTENFEYSVTIGAVEE; this comes from the coding sequence ATGAGTATGCAGAACATGAAGACATTGAAAATAGTCATATGCGGACTCCTTCTCGTATCCATTCTCTCGGTTGCCTGTGCAGGAGCAGGGACAGAGAATAGAGCAGTGGCTGCAGAACCTGCAGAGATTGGAGTGATAGAGACAAAAATGGTAGCCGGTTCAGGGGTTGTATCCGCGAGTTATGCTGAAGACTTTTATCCCGAGTTTGAAAAAATCAGTGTAGATCCAGCCTACCAGTACCTTGAACTGAAACCCGGAGACGGTAAAAACTTTACCGCAACTGTTGAAAACAAAGACAATAAAACCATTGCACTGGATCCCAGGCTCGTAATCATCCCTTATACTGAAAACTTCATAGATGAAAGCTGGGTCAGCATCAGCCCCTCCGCAAAAGACCTGGATCCGGGAGAAAAAGCGGAGTTTGAGATCGAAGTGGACATACCTGAAGATGCGGATTTAGGGAACTATGCCGTACTAATCGCCTTTACGGAAAATGTGCCTGAAGGAGACGTAGCAGGATATTATCCGAACTTCCCGGGCACAATGCAGCTGAACCTGCAGGTCTGGACCCCACCTGCAGTCCAGATCCTTACACCTTACGTCAACGACCTTGTAGAAGCAGGAAAGACCTACACTTATGAGATAAAAATCCGGAATACGGGCAATACGGATATTGCAATCTCCCCCGAGCTTACAGAGGAAGGCGACATAATCTATTATGATAGTATCTCCCCTTACGGAGGGGGAACGTATGCCTTCGGAAATGATGCGATAAATGTCGACGCCCCGGAAAAAGTAAAAGCAGGAGAAACTGCCATCGTAAAGCTGACACTTAAAGTTCCGGCTGATGCAAAGGGAAGCTACACCGGAAGCCTCGACCTCAACATCGATGACCCGGGAATCAGAGACTATGCAGGGAAGGTTTCGCTGAATTTCCGCATTCTGCCTATCCCCGAAGAGCCTTACGAAACCACCTTTAAAGCCGGAAACAACGGCACTATCAGCATAGAGGTCAGCTCCTACCAGTATGGATACGGTCTCTACACCGCAGGAGGAAACCGGGACCTTACCCCCTCTTTTGAGGTAAATCTGAAAGACCCCTCAGGGAACGAAGTAACACCTACTCTCGTAAGCACGAAATACAGCGGTTCTGTAAGCATAATAGATGACACATACCCGCAACCCTATCTTTCATATGTCTCCGCAAGAATTGCAGGCGGCATGGAAACTTCCAACCAGGGGAGCTACCAGGCAGGGACCACAACCTTCGTAGAAACCTATACGGTTCCGGGAGCTACAGGCGACTGGACACTTTCAATCCTGCCCAAAAACACTGAAAACTTTGAATATTCCGTCACAATAGGGGCTGTAGAAGAATAA
- a CDS encoding vWA domain-containing protein, whose protein sequence is MQDLKSSKRDFKDLSGSNRALSFDQAFNPYTILNIELREFLATPRKVPHRLREEIAEVLIYELLSGKDYEIKDEKRFMEKFGVFYPIFLSMRNQKVWEEIKTLAGSNRMAGIFILRSLLEHLFTLLGEYEKIEPDLLRKSQKGLEKSLNALKELISETQAAWERNRLEKSESPKYPDWQKSPEEFREKKKEGENNRESFLKNWGAREEKDPNLRTENGEGSERLASMTREFMLSEKAREAVDSLVEEEIAAELEELIPALEDHLEMLEILSMLFPGRMWDYSLQALHREYFENLEKYAAILRKSSDLRKILEQVGRMELEYGSKKLQLSPHSRSEVHSITFSGEIQTLLPIEAVKLKNPILKRKFYADMLEEKLLTYQLRGKNWNSNSAGKRRKGPVVALVDTSASMRGAPEILAKAVVLAIARRMLRENRDVKVILFSSKWQTVEIELTHKKRMGKEFLDFLKYTFGGGTDFNTALRSGLKAVKGEKAFQGADLLFLTDGASELSERPLIREWNEIKTERKARIFSLIIGNYDAGGLDQVSDQTYIIPDAGSWQVEESPARFIRAVSRPARMF, encoded by the coding sequence ATGCAGGACCTGAAAAGCTCGAAAAGAGATTTCAAAGACCTTTCCGGATCAAACAGGGCGTTATCTTTTGACCAGGCATTTAACCCTTATACGATATTGAATATAGAACTCCGGGAATTTCTGGCAACCCCCCGAAAAGTCCCTCACAGGCTCAGAGAAGAGATTGCAGAAGTACTTATTTATGAACTCCTTTCAGGGAAAGACTATGAAATAAAGGACGAAAAACGCTTTATGGAAAAATTCGGGGTTTTTTATCCGATCTTCCTCAGCATGAGAAACCAGAAGGTCTGGGAAGAAATAAAAACCCTTGCAGGAAGCAACAGGATGGCAGGAATTTTTATCCTGAGAAGCCTGCTGGAACATCTTTTTACGCTCCTTGGAGAATACGAAAAAATAGAACCTGATCTGTTGAGGAAATCCCAGAAAGGACTGGAAAAGAGCCTGAACGCCCTGAAAGAGCTGATCAGTGAAACTCAGGCAGCATGGGAAAGAAACAGGCTGGAAAAGTCTGAAAGTCCTAAATACCCTGACTGGCAGAAAAGTCCTGAAGAATTCCGGGAAAAAAAGAAAGAAGGTGAGAATAACCGGGAAAGTTTCCTTAAAAATTGGGGAGCCCGGGAAGAAAAAGACCCGAATCTGAGAACTGAAAACGGAGAAGGATCGGAAAGACTTGCCTCAATGACCCGGGAATTCATGCTCAGTGAAAAAGCCAGGGAAGCAGTTGACTCCTTAGTAGAGGAAGAGATAGCTGCAGAGCTTGAAGAGCTTATCCCTGCCCTTGAAGACCACCTTGAAATGCTTGAGATCCTCTCCATGCTCTTTCCGGGGAGAATGTGGGACTATTCCTTACAGGCCCTGCACAGGGAATACTTCGAAAACCTTGAGAAATATGCGGCAATCCTCAGGAAAAGTTCCGACCTGCGGAAAATTCTCGAACAGGTTGGCAGGATGGAGCTTGAGTACGGCTCAAAAAAACTGCAGTTATCACCGCACAGCAGAAGCGAAGTGCACTCAATCACCTTTTCAGGGGAAATCCAGACTCTTCTTCCGATAGAAGCCGTAAAACTCAAAAACCCCATCCTGAAGCGCAAGTTCTATGCTGACATGCTCGAGGAAAAGCTCCTTACATACCAGCTGCGAGGGAAAAACTGGAACTCGAACTCCGCAGGCAAAAGGAGAAAAGGGCCCGTTGTCGCCCTTGTCGATACCTCGGCTTCCATGCGGGGAGCCCCTGAGATCCTTGCAAAAGCCGTGGTCCTGGCAATTGCAAGGAGGATGTTAAGAGAAAACAGGGATGTCAAAGTAATTCTTTTCTCATCGAAATGGCAAACGGTTGAGATCGAACTTACGCATAAAAAGCGTATGGGTAAAGAGTTTCTGGACTTTCTCAAATACACATTCGGAGGCGGGACAGATTTTAACACTGCGCTCCGTTCAGGGCTAAAAGCAGTAAAAGGGGAAAAAGCCTTTCAGGGCGCAGACCTCCTTTTCCTGACCGACGGGGCCTCCGAACTCTCGGAAAGACCCCTTATCCGGGAATGGAATGAAATAAAAACCGAAAGAAAAGCCCGCATCTTTTCCCTGATAATAGGAAACTATGATGCAGGAGGGTTGGACCAGGTCTCGGACCAGACCTATATTATCCCTGATGCAGGAAGCTGGCAGGTTGAGGAAAGCCCTGCAAGATTTATAAGAGCAGTCAGCAGACCTGCGAGGATGTTTTAA
- a CDS encoding AAA family ATPase has translation MKVLDLKNTILNIKQEFSGYFKERDAEINGSLLALLSGEHVLLLGPPGTAKTLLANKICETIEGGNFFHYLLTRFSTPEEVFGPLSLKALEKDEFSRRVEGYLPTAHIALLDEIFKANSSILNSLLTVLNERKYHNGKEVMDVPLFSVFGASNELPEEDESLEALYDRFLFRYSVDYIQHEENLEALIFENTEDFTPSTKLSVEDIKEIQKKAKDMRVDPEVRATIRGLRRELKNSNIFVSDRRWKKIINVLRVASAINGHESVNRMTVVLLQHMLWDLPEQKETIRKLILDRVVSGGTDTGKLKQNVLDLRNSVYSCLQQELPDLIYCNKCFEEEKKTTGGMKSSRFTAVKTPKSLTFNNALDFLKHHAEFPTHTYSFGLEYRNNINGSLSFEAVAEQFRRKYGFEFKLSLDYGDKKLYEKEYENLEEKLNYFRKQVQEEEKALEETLRENIWVSGQDSKEILMKYRSKNTDIYEIANYLNEIRALLEKPKIFDVELEEAEVA, from the coding sequence ATGAAAGTTCTGGATTTGAAAAATACTATCCTCAATATTAAACAGGAATTTTCTGGTTACTTTAAAGAACGAGACGCTGAAATCAACGGTTCCCTGCTGGCGCTGCTTTCAGGAGAGCACGTTCTTTTGCTGGGCCCGCCGGGAACTGCAAAAACCCTGCTTGCAAACAAAATCTGCGAAACTATCGAGGGAGGGAATTTTTTCCATTATCTCCTTACCCGGTTTTCCACTCCGGAAGAAGTATTCGGACCGCTTTCTCTAAAGGCGCTTGAAAAGGATGAATTCAGCCGAAGAGTAGAAGGCTACCTGCCGACTGCTCATATAGCCCTTCTTGACGAGATCTTCAAGGCGAACAGCTCTATTTTAAACAGCCTCCTGACAGTCCTGAACGAGAGGAAATACCATAACGGAAAGGAAGTTATGGATGTCCCTCTCTTTTCCGTTTTCGGGGCTTCCAACGAACTGCCCGAAGAAGATGAAAGCCTTGAAGCCCTTTATGACAGGTTCCTTTTCAGGTACAGCGTGGACTACATCCAGCATGAGGAAAACCTTGAAGCCCTCATTTTCGAAAATACCGAAGACTTCACGCCTTCAACGAAACTCTCGGTCGAAGACATAAAGGAAATCCAGAAGAAAGCCAAGGATATGCGTGTAGACCCAGAGGTCCGGGCAACTATCAGGGGGTTAAGAAGAGAGCTTAAGAACTCAAATATCTTCGTTTCGGACAGGCGCTGGAAGAAGATTATAAACGTGCTCAGGGTCGCTTCTGCCATCAACGGGCACGAAAGCGTAAACAGGATGACTGTTGTCCTGCTCCAGCACATGCTCTGGGACCTCCCTGAGCAAAAGGAAACTATAAGGAAACTTATTCTGGACAGGGTCGTCTCCGGAGGCACTGATACCGGAAAGCTCAAACAGAACGTGCTTGATCTTAGAAATTCCGTCTACAGCTGCCTGCAGCAGGAACTTCCGGACCTGATATACTGCAACAAGTGCTTCGAAGAGGAGAAAAAAACAACCGGTGGTATGAAGAGCTCCAGATTTACGGCAGTGAAAACCCCGAAGAGTCTCACATTCAATAATGCCCTTGATTTTTTAAAGCACCATGCAGAGTTTCCTACCCACACCTACAGTTTCGGGCTTGAATACAGAAACAACATTAACGGTTCACTGAGCTTCGAAGCAGTAGCAGAGCAGTTCCGCCGGAAGTACGGGTTTGAGTTCAAGCTCAGCCTGGACTACGGAGACAAGAAGCTCTACGAAAAAGAGTACGAAAACCTTGAAGAAAAGCTGAACTACTTCAGAAAACAGGTGCAGGAAGAAGAAAAAGCCCTTGAGGAGACCCTCAGGGAGAACATCTGGGTTTCCGGGCAGGACAGCAAGGAGATCCTGATGAAATACCGCTCCAAAAACACGGATATTTACGAGATCGCAAACTATCTGAACGAAATCCGGGCCCTGCTCGAAAAACCGAAGATATTTGACGTGGAACTCGAAGAAGCAGAAGTTGCCTGA
- a CDS encoding HesA/MoeB/ThiF family protein gives MNDLEREKYSRQILLFGEEGQEKLKNSRVLVAGAGGLGSPISTYLAIAGVGKIILADFDSVELSNLNRQFLHHEKDIGRAKIESAKEKLLSMNPGIEVETIGEMISESNIESLIPECDIIVDALDNLETRHLLNRLAVKRKIPLVHGAVTGYDGQVTTIIPGKTPCFYCIFPRISRKEVFPVLGATPGVIGSIQANEVIKFLTGKGKLLEGRLLFWNGFSGNFSEISLSKLNSCPVCGFLNKSDENK, from the coding sequence ATGAATGATTTAGAACGTGAAAAATACAGCAGGCAGATCCTTCTTTTTGGGGAGGAGGGGCAGGAAAAGCTGAAGAATTCCAGAGTGCTGGTTGCAGGTGCAGGCGGACTCGGAAGCCCTATTTCCACATATCTCGCAATAGCCGGGGTCGGGAAAATTATTCTTGCGGATTTTGACTCGGTTGAGCTCAGTAATCTGAACAGGCAGTTTCTCCATCACGAAAAGGATATTGGGAGAGCCAAGATCGAATCTGCGAAGGAAAAGCTTCTTTCTATGAACCCAGGGATTGAGGTTGAAACCATCGGGGAAATGATTTCCGAATCAAACATCGAATCCCTGATTCCCGAATGTGATATTATTGTCGATGCCCTTGATAACCTTGAAACCAGGCATCTGCTCAACAGGCTTGCCGTAAAAAGGAAAATTCCTCTGGTTCATGGAGCAGTTACCGGATACGATGGGCAGGTGACTACGATAATTCCCGGTAAAACTCCATGTTTTTACTGTATTTTTCCGCGGATTTCCAGAAAAGAAGTTTTCCCGGTTTTAGGGGCAACTCCGGGAGTTATAGGTTCTATCCAGGCAAATGAAGTAATTAAATTCCTGACAGGAAAAGGAAAACTTCTCGAAGGTCGCCTTCTGTTCTGGAATGGATTTTCGGGGAATTTCAGTGAAATCTCTCTCTCAAAGTTAAACAGTTGTCCTGTTTGCGGATTTCTTAACAAATCGGATGAAAATAAATGA
- a CDS encoding Bax inhibitor-1 family protein → MYTEASIFSLFWVLAFVFGAMSLYGCTTNTDLSGVGNLLMTFVVGLIAALIINLYKEA, encoded by the coding sequence ATTTACACGGAAGCTTCCATTTTTTCTTTATTTTGGGTTTTAGCTTTTGTATTCGGGGCTATGAGCCTTTATGGTTGCACCACAAATACTGACCTGAGTGGCGTGGGTAATTTGCTTATGACATTTGTGGTGGGCCTGATAGCAGCTCTGATTATCAATTTATATAAAGAAGCGTAA
- the tnpA gene encoding IS200/IS605-like element ISMac7 family transposase produces MKYETRNHSKFLLMYHIIFVCKYRKAILEPISEELKQIVIDISKGSNFEILEMETDKDHIHFLIKSETKVSVLSIVRKQKHESTNRIWKTQKEYLEKYYRGENTLWSDGYFASTIGNVSKEATEYYIRNQG; encoded by the coding sequence ATGAAATATGAGACAAGGAATCATAGCAAATTTCTGTTAATGTATCATATTATCTTTGTTTGCAAATATCGAAAAGCTATACTTGAACCAATCAGCGAAGAACTCAAACAAATTGTGATTGATATTTCAAAAGGGTCAAACTTTGAAATTCTTGAAATGGAAACTGACAAAGATCACATCCATTTCTTAATTAAGAGCGAAACGAAAGTCAGTGTTCTATCTATTGTCCGAAAACAGAAACATGAATCTACGAACAGAATTTGGAAAACACAAAAAGAATATCTGGAAAAGTATTATAGGGGCGAAAACACATTGTGGAGCGATGGATATTTTGCTTCTACCATCGGAAACGTTAGTAAAGAAGCCACAGAATATTATATACGGAATCAGGGTTGA